The window ATTACTTATGGCTGTAATTAATAGATATTGGAAAAATCTCACCAGATGTGTAATGTTCAGAAATTCGAAAATGTTCTAATTTTCTGTCTTGGTTGTGTGTTTGTGAGTCTTCTATTGCCCTTCTACGaacaaagctctgataccaatttgcacCAAATTAAGGGGGTTCTTGAACACCTTAATTTGCCTAAGTATGATAACCAAAGGCTTGAACAATGATGACTTGAATGATTTCACAGCAATGCACAGAAACAACTTCAAGAATCTGATTCTTGATTTTTCGGTTGGTGGACTGCCTACCTATGGCTGCACTCAGCTCCTTCGTATCTTGGACAATGCAACCCAAGGATTGACTACCTTGTAGAATGCAGAATAAGCTTTGAATTTGTATGACTAACAAATCGAAGGTTTGAATGTATGACTTACATTCACTCAACAAAATAGACAATGTTTTGAAGAAAACAACAAATGTGTTTTATTTCTGAAAATCTCAAAACTGAGTTTGTACAATGTCTAAGGCTTCCTATTTATAAGCCTAGGGAGTCATCAACCACGTCTAAAAATACAAGGAATAAGGCTAACAAACTATAATGGCTCTAATAGGTCATGTGCCAATCTTGTGCACACTTAAAATAGCAAAACAATGAGAATACAGGTCTGTTGGCTACTGTCAGCCTATCTGCTGACTACACGACCTTTAACCTCTTTTCTTGTGGGTCTCCTGTGATTGTTAGAAGGGATCTTGGGCCATGATAGCAAGGTCCATGTATGGGGATTCTGCTTTTGCCCTCCATGTCCCCTAAGCAGCTCAGGTCTGATCTAGCCAAGCCTTGCAAGGTCTTCTGGTCAGCAGGTTCGATCAGCAACTGGTGGTTCTGATCTGTTGTGATTTCTGTCTGTTCTGTTGTGGTTTCTTGCTGCTCTTCATCATATCTTCCATCTTCCATCTTCCATCTTCCATCTCTTGGTCAGCATCTGGGCTAATTAGGCTTGCACTTGGACCATGTGTGCCTTGCATActtggttcatttttttttgtccaATTAAGGTTTTTTCCTTTTAAGAGAGaggaatttaaatttgattttaaagtatatatttaagattaaatatAGTTATGTGGGttcttgttagatttgttttgatgcaaagttttttaatatataatttttaaaattttttataatgtgtacttagagatattgaggctttaaatttactttgaaatgcGTGTAAAAAATAAAGTAGACAAACAAAAATGAATAAAGAGAGTATTTCAAAATATCTAAAAGCATGAAATTTACTTGTCATGCCTTTCTTTaacaaggaaaaaaatatatgttttgacctactcaacaaaaataaaaccatATATAGATAGTATTTAAAAGATGATTAAATACAAACAAGAAATTGAAGTGAaagtatttaatatttataacaatTACACGTGATTAATCTATTTTTCATGAAGTCtcaaattaatatttgattggaaggagtatttaatttaatgtaatgacctttaaatatatgaaaaatataatatgtaacaattaaCACGTGATTATTTGCCATGAACActcaaataaatactaaaacaaaattttcaggtcaatataaattttattgatttgacTAGCTGGTATGAATGTATTAATTGGAAAAACAATTTCTTAAGCTAGTTGCTATGAAGGTTTAATTGTTGACACATTGTTAGCTGATTTGACTAACTGAATATAATTGGTTAATCTAAAGCTAACTTTTTAAGCTCGCTATTATGAAAATGCataatttgataaaaaatactttcTTTAAACCTTTttaattgtcacattttcttatttggcaaaaccatatcaattgtcacatttttatttttgtcaatcttcaTTTTACCTAAATACCCTTAATTCACACAcataattacgaatatacccccatatactcTACTTAcccaaactaattaattaaataaccctttactatttaccctttactacttacccaattatcacctttttaatggaccccacaccactcTTAATAATCGTGCCCAAGCAATTGGGACAATTAAAATGGGTTGGACTTTGGAGGGAGTAGAAAAAGCAGGTTAAAAAGTCCAtcatttgtttaattgttttcataccTGAAAAATGTGAGTAGAAGCCGCCCTAGAAGTCACTTCCAATACTTGATGCTTCTTCTgcttctgcttttgtttctgtTGAGAAACTGATAATCGGTGATCATCATCTCCCTCATCATGATCTCTTCCACCCAAAGGTAGCAAAACCTCCATTTCTTTATCATCATTAACAAGCTTAGAATACTTaattaaatgattattattattattattaacccTAATTCTTCCATggcaatgatgatgatgaacagaAAGCATAGATGATGAGGTTCTACCATAATTACTCTTTCCCGGCACAATTACTGACTTTATATCATCAGACATACACATTACCGGTGAATGACGACACATAAATCCTCTCATTTTTACCTTACTTCTTATCCCTTTTGTGCTcattttgtaattaattatttgtaatttgaagAACAGAACAGATTTTTAATCTAAGAAGAATTATTATTAtgtgtaagtgtaattctttgtgccatgtttggttTGAGATACATAAAAGGGAAAGTCATTTTTATAGGTTTAAATGTGTGAAAGGTAATAGGTTTAACTTAATACTACTgttagaatttatttattttttctgatCCCTGATGGTACGTACTTTTTACAGGAAattcttttctcttttgcttTCAACGGAATAATTTCCTCAAATGAAATatcaaactaattattaaaaaaaattgaagaaaaaaaaatccatttGTATTAAAGTCATTAGTTTTTTTAGTGTTGCGTCTTAGTCGTTTTTATTTACTTACAATTTTACtaattttgtctttttaaatAATGTTGTGTTTGTATGTTTTGTGTTTTATGCGTtctctttttgttttcttttgagACATTTCCTTTGAGGGACTTTATATGTCAAGTGATACTCGAGTTGAAAGGCTCCCTTCAATCACGACCTCTCCTTTCTCATCCTCCCCAGACTTTGTCTTGGGCAAAACAGAAACTCAatgagatgatgatgacgacaaCGACGACTTTAATAGTTATTGTTGAGAATTATAGGATAGTTTATTGGTTGAAAACTTATCTGTCTTTTCGGATTTCCAATAGGGGTTCAATTACTCCTTCAATTACTCATAAGAGTTAAATATGATCATTTTTTGGAGAAAGAAGGAAAAACAATTAAAGGAAGGTAGTGACCAGAGAAACTATACCCTCGATACGAGAAAAACCTGCAAATAGATACAATAGCCATTGTCTGTTACTCTATTATATACTATTTACTAagacactaaaatatgttatatactttaagaTGAATCACTCcagataaaaaaattagtaataatagaaaaaaaatatatagtcatTGTCTGTTCTGCAAGGATTTAATGGCACAGCCTCATAAAGAATGGTACTGTTAGTACTAGTATTGATGTAGGGTCTATTCAGTGTAACTGATAATACTAAGTACAGTAATACTACAACAGAACAACAAAAGGGGAAGAACTTCTATTAGTAGTTACTGCTCTGACCTTCAGAGGCAGCTCACATGCATTATTGTACTTCTTTTTTAATACTGCTCCTTTAGATTTGAGTTTGTTACACTATTACCCAACATTCATCGTCATATCCAGTGTATCATGGTTATAAGATTAGCTATGATCAAGTTCTTAGGAAGAAAGGACGATGGCTGcttatacccataaaggagagtgcggtcaaagagtctctCGGCTCTATAAAGATCTACAGATGAATcctcaaaaagaaagaaaaaagaaaaaatctcaACAGACAAAAACACCCCTATAAATAAACGAAAACATACAAATAAATAGAAACTAggtaaaaacgaataaaaagaTATAAAAGGCATAGGCAAAAACAAGAACACCAACTAGAAAGCGAAAGAGTATCAGTAGAGTCTAAAATATGAATAAGGCGCCTCCAACTACTCATATCCCTAAAAAATGTTACAACTTGAATTTGAATCTGATGATGGAGTTTTATTTACTTTTGTGTTAGATGTATTCATATAAAATGTAGGAAattttagatggtaaaatagtgaatagatttatttggagaggaagatgagtgaatatgtagaatggatattgttcttcattgtcaaaaaattgattacatcaatgggtatttatagtgttgAGTTTAgttacaagtttactaaaatatcttagatatttttattttttaattacttttctaggatctttcattatattatcttagatatttttattttttaattctttaatttagatatttttatatttaattaaaatcttagatttttctaaattattttaacataGATTGCTTATATACATAACCAGCTTAAATGGAAGAGTTTgggaaaaattgaaattttccttgtaatactattattaggtgAACGATTTGTACATCCtctattttttt of the Amaranthus tricolor cultivar Red isolate AtriRed21 chromosome 6, ASM2621246v1, whole genome shotgun sequence genome contains:
- the LOC130816113 gene encoding uncharacterized protein LOC130816113 isoform X1, whose product is MSTKGIRSKVKMRGFMCRHSPVMCMSDDIKSVIVPGKSNYGRTSSSMLSVHHHHCHGRIRVNNNNNNHLIKYSKLVNDDKEMEVLLPLGGRDHDEGDDDHRLSVSQQKQKQKQKKHQVLEVTSRAASTHIFQVVVLRVSLHCQGCAGKVRRHLSRMQGVTSFSIDLETKRVTVMGNVSPSRVLESVSKVKRAEFWNC
- the LOC130816113 gene encoding uncharacterized protein LOC130816113 isoform X2 gives rise to the protein MSTKGIRSKVKMRGFMCRHSPVMCMSDDIKSVIVPGKSNYGRTSSSMLSVHHHHCHGRIRVNNNNNNHLIKYSKLVNDDKEMEVLLPLGGRDHDEGDDDHRLSVSQQKQKQKQKKHQVLEVTSRAASTHIFQGCNGSGQGDDEAAQDHPREHSQSQCKI